The DNA segment TGCGCGGTGGAGTTGATCCACGGCTATTCGCTGGTGCATGACGACCTGCCCTGCATGGACAATGACGTGCTCCGGCGCGGCAAACCGACCTGCCATGTCGCATTCGGCGAAGCAACGGCGTTGCTTGCCGGCGACGCATTGCAGTCGCTGGCATTTCGCACGCTGTGCGATGCCGAACTGCAAATATCAGCAATGCGTTTACTCGCCGACGCCGCCGGATCGCTGGGTATGGCGGGCGGCCAGAGCCTCGATCTCGACGCGGTCGGGCAATCGTTATCGCTGCAAACGCTGGAAACCATGCATCGCAAGAAGACCGGGGCGCTGATTCGAGCCGCCGTGCTATTGGGCGCCTATTGTGGCAAGGCGGACGATGAAGATATTGAAATCCTGTCCCGATTTGCGGCTACCATTGGCCTGTTGTTCCAGGTGGTGGACGACATTCTCGATGCCGAAGCCAGCACCGAGATATTAGGCAAAACCGCCGGCAAGGACGCGAAAGACAACAAACTCACCTACATCAGCCTGCTGGGCCTGGATGCCGCCAGGAACAAGGCAGTGGAACTTGGCCGCCAGGCGCATGCGGGCCTTGATCATTTCGGCCAACGCGCCGATCGCTTGCGTTTTATTACCGATTACATTGCAAAACGTGAATACTGAAGTGACCCGGATGTATCCTTTACTCGACACCATTCATTCCCCTCTCGAACTGCGCGCGCTGCCGCCGGAATCACTGACCGCGCTGGCCGAAGAGCTGCGCGAGTTCCTGCTGGAAACAGTATCGAAAACCGGCGGCCACCTGTCGTCCAACCTTGGCACGGTCGAACTGACCATCGCGCTGCATTACGCCTTCGATACGCCCGAGGACAGGCTGGTATGGGATGTCGGCCACCAGACCTACGTGCACAAGATATTGACCGGCCGTCGCGAAGGCATGGCGCGACTGCGGATGAAGGACGGCATTTCGGGATTTCCGCGCCGTTGCGAAAGCGAATTCGACACTTTTGGCGTCGGCCATTCTTCAACCTCGATTTCCGCCGCGCTGGGCATGGCGGTCGCGGCCAAGCAGCAGGGCAGCAACCGGCGTACCGTAGCCATCATCGGCGACGGTGCCATGTCGGGCGGGCAGGCCTTCGAAGCGCTCAACAATGCCGGCGTCAGCGATACCAATCTTCTTGTCATATTGAACGACAATGACATGTCAATTTCGGCACCGGTTGGTGCGCTGAACCGTTATCTGGCGCGCATGTTTACCGGCGATTCCTTCAACGCTGTGCGTCATGCGGGGCAGAAACTGCTCAAGAACGTACCGCCGCTGTACCGCTTCGCCAGCCGTTTCGAGGAACACGTGAAGGGCATGTTCGTACCAGGGACGCTGTTCGAGGAACTCGGCTTCAACTATCTCGGCCCCTTGGATGGCCACGACCTCGAATCATTGGTGCCGACGCTGCAAAACCTCCGCAAACTGGATGGTCCGCAGTTCCTTCACATCATCACCAAGAAGGGCCAGGGCTACAAGCTTGCCGAGGATGACCCCGTGCTGTACCACGGCGTTTCGAAGTTCGATGCCAGCAACGGCATCGAGGGGGGGAAAAGCTCTGGCAAAAAAACCTACACGCAAATTTTCGGCGACTGGCTATGCGACATGGCGGCGGCCGACGAGCGTCTTATCGGCATCACCCCGGCCATGGGTGAAGGTTCCGGGCTGATGCGCTTTGCCGAGCAATATCCGCAGCGTTATTTCGACGTCGGCATCGCTGAGCAGCATGCACTGACCTTTGCCGCCGGGCTTGCCTGCGACGGCATGAAACCGGTTGTCGCCATTTATTCGACCTTTCTGCAACGCGCCTACGATCAACTGATTCATGACATTGCCCTGCAAAACCTGCCGGTGATGCTGGCCATCGACCGCGGCGGACTGGTCGGCGCCGACGGGGCCACGCATAACGGCGCCTTCGACCTTTCCTATCTGACCTGTATCCCGAACATGGTGGTCATGGCAGCCAGTGACGAAAACGAATGCCGTGCCATGCTGACCACGGCCTATCAACATAATGGCCCGGCGGCAGTGCGCTATCCGCGCGGCAGCGGGTCTGGCGCAGCAGTCGTGCAGGCACTGACTGCGCTGCCGCTCGGGCGCGGCGAACTGCGCCGCGAAGGTAA comes from the Georgfuchsia toluolica genome and includes:
- a CDS encoding polyprenyl synthetase family protein — its product is MPTDLSADWVLNIQSRTEATLDRMLPRADFPPQRLHQAMRHAMLGGGKRVRPLLCHATGEMFGAASAALDAAACAVELIHGYSLVHDDLPCMDNDVLRRGKPTCHVAFGEATALLAGDALQSLAFRTLCDAELQISAMRLLADAAGSLGMAGGQSLDLDAVGQSLSLQTLETMHRKKTGALIRAAVLLGAYCGKADDEDIEILSRFAATIGLLFQVVDDILDAEASTEILGKTAGKDAKDNKLTYISLLGLDAARNKAVELGRQAHAGLDHFGQRADRLRFITDYIAKREY
- the dxs gene encoding 1-deoxy-D-xylulose-5-phosphate synthase codes for the protein MYPLLDTIHSPLELRALPPESLTALAEELREFLLETVSKTGGHLSSNLGTVELTIALHYAFDTPEDRLVWDVGHQTYVHKILTGRREGMARLRMKDGISGFPRRCESEFDTFGVGHSSTSISAALGMAVAAKQQGSNRRTVAIIGDGAMSGGQAFEALNNAGVSDTNLLVILNDNDMSISAPVGALNRYLARMFTGDSFNAVRHAGQKLLKNVPPLYRFASRFEEHVKGMFVPGTLFEELGFNYLGPLDGHDLESLVPTLQNLRKLDGPQFLHIITKKGQGYKLAEDDPVLYHGVSKFDASNGIEGGKSSGKKTYTQIFGDWLCDMAAADERLIGITPAMGEGSGLMRFAEQYPQRYFDVGIAEQHALTFAAGLACDGMKPVVAIYSTFLQRAYDQLIHDIALQNLPVMLAIDRGGLVGADGATHNGAFDLSYLTCIPNMVVMAASDENECRAMLTTAYQHNGPAAVRYPRGSGSGAAVVQALTALPLGRGELRREGKNVAILAFGAMVSPALKAAEEFNATVANMRFVKPLDRELVMDLARRHSLLVTVEENALIGGAGSEVARCLEENGCAVPLLRIGLPDRFIDHGDPALLLADSGLDAAGIARQIKDRLAKAE